The following proteins come from a genomic window of Tsukamurella pulmonis:
- a CDS encoding tyrosine-type recombinase/integrase, which yields MLEIEQFLHWQRAIGRSQNTVRSYARHLSQFYRWLAARGIVWDELDFRQLCDFVAVLTAGLPPLPSRCGGRAPGTVKAVSAAVREFYEFHRVEGRGPQDLVLTRNPSKLPRRAHSFLAHLEHRRPREVSRLARPDRQSAETVQVIDFETDFAKLLAAASTTRDRLLLSAQYDLGLRVGQALGLRHGDLNPMRRQVMIRRRDDNANGALSKQKTQFIVEAPRRFFDLYAAYLLGEIAHVDSDYVFVNLSRPPVGGPMTYSNAYQLIERIGAAAGIDDLNPHMLRHTHATALAKAGWTAAEIAARLGQSHSASADVYIHLASDDLAEKLRTTEHLVWREPQQYRLKGDGDGAR from the coding sequence GTGCTCGAGATCGAGCAGTTCCTGCATTGGCAGCGGGCGATCGGACGTTCTCAGAACACCGTCCGCTCGTACGCGCGGCACCTGAGTCAGTTCTATCGTTGGCTGGCTGCGCGGGGAATCGTTTGGGATGAGCTGGATTTCCGGCAGCTTTGTGACTTCGTCGCCGTTCTCACCGCTGGACTGCCGCCGCTGCCGTCGCGGTGCGGGGGCCGTGCACCCGGCACGGTGAAAGCGGTCAGCGCCGCGGTGCGGGAGTTTTACGAGTTCCACCGCGTCGAGGGCCGGGGACCGCAGGATCTGGTACTGACCCGCAACCCGTCGAAGCTGCCGCGGCGCGCGCACAGCTTCCTTGCGCACCTCGAACACCGCCGTCCGCGCGAAGTCTCCCGCCTGGCCCGGCCCGACCGGCAGTCGGCAGAGACCGTGCAGGTCATCGACTTCGAGACCGACTTCGCCAAGCTGCTCGCCGCGGCGTCGACCACCCGTGACCGACTGCTGCTGTCGGCGCAGTACGACCTGGGCCTGCGGGTAGGCCAAGCGCTCGGCCTGCGCCACGGCGACTTGAACCCGATGCGCAGGCAGGTGATGATCCGCCGGCGTGACGACAACGCCAACGGGGCGCTATCAAAGCAGAAGACCCAATTCATCGTCGAGGCTCCGCGGCGGTTCTTCGACCTGTATGCCGCGTACCTGCTCGGTGAGATCGCCCACGTCGACAGCGATTACGTGTTCGTCAACCTCTCACGCCCACCCGTCGGTGGTCCGATGACCTACTCCAACGCCTACCAGCTCATCGAACGGATCGGCGCCGCCGCCGGGATCGACGACCTCAACCCGCACATGCTCCGCCACACCCACGCCACCGCCCTGGCCAAAGCCGGATGGACCGCGGCCGAGATCGCTGCCCGCCTCGGCCAATCCCATTCGGCCAGCGCCGACGTCTACATTCACCTCGCCAGCGACGACCTCGCCGAAAAGCTCCGCACCACCGAGCATCTGGTCTGGCGAGAACCGCAGCAGTACCGACTGAAGGGAGACGGCGATGGCGCGCGGTAA
- a CDS encoding hemolysin family protein, giving the protein MIVTVLTILVGILVVLLITAFTGYFVAQEFAYMAVDRSRLSARAEAGDEASARALQVTRRTSFMLSGAQLGITVTGLLVGYVAEPLIGQGIGTLFGGVGVPAAVGIGIGAVLAVGFSTVVQMVFGELFPKNLAISRPEPVARRLATSTTIYLRTFGWLIRFFDQASNLLLRAVRIEPVHDVEHSATPRDLEHIVAASRDAGELPRELSTLLDRILDFPTHTAEHAMIPRARVDVVAADEAAAAVLDRMADGHTRYPVVGATADDLIGVITLHDLLADPSGTARSRCRPAVVVPGSMPLPTVVAQLADAGQEMALVIDEYGGFDGVVTVEDIAEELVGEIDDEHDGTAVAPAVREHDGWLLRGDVHLDEVERLLEVDLEPGDAETLGGAVTARLGALPVAGDTADLPLVPDPADPFAPRRALRATVRTVERRVPAVVHLSLGAHDATEADDV; this is encoded by the coding sequence ATGATCGTCACCGTCCTCACGATCCTCGTCGGCATCCTGGTGGTCCTCCTGATCACCGCGTTCACCGGCTACTTCGTGGCCCAGGAATTCGCGTACATGGCGGTCGACCGCTCGCGGCTCTCCGCGCGCGCTGAAGCCGGTGACGAGGCCTCCGCCCGCGCCCTGCAGGTCACCCGCCGCACCTCCTTCATGCTCTCGGGCGCGCAGCTCGGCATCACCGTCACGGGCCTGCTCGTCGGCTACGTCGCCGAGCCGCTGATCGGGCAGGGCATCGGCACGCTGTTCGGCGGCGTGGGCGTTCCCGCCGCCGTCGGCATCGGCATCGGCGCCGTCCTCGCGGTCGGCTTCTCGACCGTCGTGCAGATGGTCTTCGGAGAGCTCTTCCCGAAGAACCTGGCGATCTCGCGCCCCGAGCCCGTGGCCCGCCGCCTGGCCACCTCCACGACGATCTACCTGCGCACCTTCGGGTGGCTGATCCGGTTCTTCGATCAGGCCTCGAACCTGCTGCTGCGCGCCGTGCGGATCGAGCCGGTGCACGACGTGGAGCACTCCGCGACCCCGCGCGATCTCGAGCACATCGTGGCGGCCTCGCGCGACGCGGGTGAGCTGCCGCGCGAGCTGTCGACCCTGCTCGACCGGATCCTGGACTTCCCGACGCACACCGCCGAGCACGCGATGATCCCGCGCGCCCGCGTCGACGTGGTCGCCGCCGACGAGGCCGCGGCCGCCGTCCTCGACCGCATGGCGGACGGCCACACGCGCTACCCGGTGGTCGGCGCGACGGCGGACGACCTGATCGGTGTCATCACGCTGCACGACCTGCTCGCCGACCCCTCGGGGACGGCCCGCTCGCGCTGCCGCCCGGCCGTGGTCGTACCCGGCTCGATGCCGCTGCCGACCGTCGTCGCGCAGCTCGCGGACGCCGGCCAGGAGATGGCCCTCGTCATCGACGAGTACGGCGGCTTCGACGGCGTGGTCACCGTCGAGGACATCGCCGAGGAACTCGTCGGTGAGATCGACGACGAGCACGACGGCACCGCGGTGGCGCCGGCCGTGCGCGAGCACGACGGCTGGCTGCTGCGCGGCGATGTCCACCTCGACGAGGTGGAACGCCTGCTCGAGGTGGACCTGGAGCCCGGCGACGCCGAGACCCTCGGCGGCGCCGTGACGGCCCGCCTCGGAGCCCTCCCCGTCGCCGGCGACACCGCGGACCTGCCGCTGGTGCCCGACCCGGC
- a CDS encoding DUF6262 family protein: MSNGDRDHRTARLTAAAAARTTSATARARRAITRLHNTGQPVTFVAVARAADVSTSFLYKQTQLRQDIDAKRGTATAGIERSRAASAESLRTKLATAIDRNRELTEQLEQLHTENEALRSRLLELGTRPPAKQEARRGEHADNPSATGPQQPR; this comes from the coding sequence GTGAGCAATGGCGACCGCGATCACCGCACTGCACGCCTCACCGCGGCCGCCGCCGCCCGCACAACCAGCGCGACCGCCCGCGCACGTCGAGCCATCACCCGGCTGCACAACACCGGACAACCCGTCACCTTCGTCGCTGTCGCCAGAGCCGCCGACGTCTCAACCAGCTTCCTCTACAAGCAAACCCAGCTCCGGCAGGATATCGACGCGAAGCGCGGCACCGCCACCGCCGGAATAGAACGCTCCAGGGCAGCCAGTGCCGAATCCCTCCGCACCAAGCTCGCAACCGCGATCGACCGCAACCGCGAACTGACCGAACAGCTCGAGCAACTACACACCGAGAACGAGGCGCTCCGAAGCCGACTCCTCGAACTGGGAACCCGGCCGCCGGCCAAACAAGAAGCCCGTCGAGGAGAACATGCAGATAATCCGTCCGCCACAGGGCCACAACAGCCACGATGA
- a CDS encoding tyrosine-type recombinase/integrase yields MARGNGERARSGPRGVPALQVPDGPWCASTWPVVDIAGDRRRAATDPCAVSDCDGERYWLGGPGGRAAATSGLCYAHYFQWFRAGQPADFDAWATTSALPVGVPRGRPATTQVVDFRRIPAAAADEVRFVAATKIGRGDWTPNAGLRRALIVLIEVAHGRITSSLTERPVDDWLLLCRQHWPYTNFDSLCAPYIRRFFRLLHGATDPDPWAADHWRWRDGFEFVLDATQAGATRTAVDWATIPVPWLKEAVKSLARQQLSTSRMSWGTLTQWLRATRQLAQFLTLDGTVPEPSAVTRTAFLDYLEWTRRPDTKASPQLANTAAYLLETLRDCGLVDDLGSAIFLRRGENVHRKTRRPRPFPPDVIERIDTLIVDNPATDPTLRAMIATTRWAGCRISELVALPIDCLQHSEQGHWIEYWMTKTSAWRRLPVPESLAEIIRDQQTRVRDTYGPDAEHLFPGARSSAIAGRTQPWSTSGLRHRLAALFREHGITTSVATGEKISGGDVHRFRHTIGMHLLNNGWTQPEVRDFLGHHSDTMTATYARITDDTLARKAREFWDTNPDKGVDATVERLRARFTTALPNGFCTLPATQRCEFRPNPCIDCSFHDPGGRTFLGAHITHRDQLRQLAAQAQDNGDRQAADLNKTMLDKVTRLIDEIDSDTQESR; encoded by the coding sequence ATGGCGCGCGGTAACGGCGAGCGCGCCCGGTCCGGGCCCCGCGGCGTCCCCGCTCTGCAGGTGCCGGACGGGCCTTGGTGCGCATCGACGTGGCCGGTCGTCGACATCGCCGGCGACCGCCGCCGCGCCGCCACCGACCCGTGCGCCGTCTCCGACTGCGACGGCGAGCGGTACTGGCTCGGCGGCCCCGGTGGACGCGCAGCCGCCACCTCGGGGCTGTGCTATGCCCACTACTTCCAGTGGTTCCGCGCTGGACAGCCCGCCGACTTTGACGCCTGGGCCACCACCAGCGCTCTGCCCGTCGGCGTGCCCCGTGGACGGCCCGCCACCACGCAGGTCGTCGACTTCCGCCGCATCCCAGCGGCGGCCGCCGACGAAGTCCGGTTCGTCGCCGCAACCAAGATCGGCCGCGGCGACTGGACCCCCAACGCCGGCCTGCGCCGCGCCCTGATCGTCCTCATCGAGGTCGCGCACGGGCGTATCACCAGCTCCCTGACCGAACGCCCCGTCGACGACTGGCTGCTGCTGTGCAGGCAGCACTGGCCTTACACCAACTTCGACTCCCTCTGCGCTCCCTACATCCGGAGGTTCTTCCGACTCCTTCACGGGGCCACCGACCCCGACCCATGGGCCGCGGATCACTGGCGGTGGCGCGACGGATTCGAGTTCGTCCTCGACGCCACCCAAGCCGGGGCGACACGAACCGCTGTCGACTGGGCCACCATCCCGGTGCCCTGGCTCAAAGAGGCCGTCAAAAGCCTGGCCCGCCAACAGTTGTCTACCTCCCGCATGTCCTGGGGAACGCTCACCCAGTGGCTGCGCGCCACCCGCCAGCTCGCCCAGTTCCTCACGCTCGACGGAACCGTTCCCGAACCGTCTGCGGTCACTCGGACGGCGTTCCTGGACTACCTCGAATGGACGCGCCGCCCCGACACCAAGGCAAGCCCCCAGCTCGCGAACACCGCGGCCTACCTGCTCGAAACACTGCGCGACTGCGGACTCGTCGACGACCTGGGATCAGCGATCTTCCTGCGCCGCGGCGAGAACGTCCACCGCAAGACCCGCCGACCGAGGCCCTTTCCACCCGATGTCATCGAACGCATCGACACCCTGATCGTCGACAACCCGGCCACCGACCCCACCCTCCGGGCGATGATCGCCACCACACGATGGGCGGGGTGCCGCATATCCGAACTCGTCGCCCTCCCGATCGACTGCCTCCAACACAGTGAGCAGGGCCACTGGATCGAATACTGGATGACCAAAACCAGCGCCTGGCGGCGGCTTCCAGTCCCCGAAAGCCTCGCCGAGATCATCCGCGACCAGCAGACCCGCGTCCGCGACACCTACGGCCCCGACGCCGAGCACCTCTTCCCTGGCGCCCGGTCCAGCGCCATCGCCGGCCGCACCCAGCCCTGGTCCACCAGCGGGCTACGACACCGCCTCGCCGCACTGTTCCGCGAGCACGGCATCACCACGTCCGTCGCCACCGGCGAGAAGATCTCCGGAGGCGACGTCCACCGCTTCCGCCACACCATCGGAATGCACCTGCTCAACAACGGATGGACCCAACCGGAAGTGCGCGACTTCCTCGGCCACCACAGCGACACCATGACCGCGACCTACGCTCGCATTACCGACGACACCCTCGCCCGCAAAGCCCGCGAATTCTGGGACACCAACCCCGACAAGGGCGTCGACGCCACCGTCGAGCGCCTGCGCGCCCGCTTCACCACCGCACTGCCCAACGGGTTCTGCACGCTCCCCGCGACGCAGCGCTGCGAGTTCCGCCCGAACCCCTGCATCGACTGCTCCTTCCACGACCCCGGCGGCCGCACCTTCCTCGGCGCACACATCACCCACCGCGACCAGCTCAGACAGCTCGCCGCCCAAGCACAAGACAACGGCGACCGCCAGGCAGCGGACCTGAACAAGACCATGCTCGACAAGGTCACCAGGCTCATCGACGAAATCGACTCAGACACGCAGGAATCCAGGTGA